GTGTGAATAAGACTGAAACAATAAGAATTGCTTTTAATTGAAAGAAACTTGATGAATCTGATTTTATGAGACATTTGAGGAACTAGAGAcgatgccatgttttttttaaaatgaaaaaatgtaataataatgaagaaTATTATTGAAAGCTGACACATTGTCTTATCCAGATCTCATCAGAATGCTTGTTGTCATTTCCACTAGCAGTAGACCGTGTCGCGCTTCCTGTCCTCCATCTTGACGTCACTGACTTGCGTCGTAGATTCAGGCCTTGGAGTTGTCCGGCAGCCACGACGGCCCCTCGGTGTTCCTCAGCTGGACCCTGAGCCGTGGCTCGACCGGCTCCGACGGCCGCCGCGTGGAGCTGTGCGGGCGGCTCGCAGAGAAGCTGGGCCTGCGGGACGGCCAGGAGGTAAAAAAAGTTGCCGTGTTCTGTTGTGTTGCCGCGCCGGCGCTGCAGCCGCATCCGCTCGTTGTGTTCCTCAGGGCTTCTTGAGGCCGTGTCGGCAGGTGTCGTCGGCGCGGCGAGCGTTCGTGGAGCCGCTGTCGGCCGATGACTGGGAGATCTTGGTATGTTCGCTCGCGTCTTTCGTGAGACTACAAATTCCGTATCGCGCCGTCACTCGTGTGTCCCGACGCCTTCAGGAGCTCCACAGCGACGCGCTCGAGCAGCGGCTTTTGGATCAGATCAGAGTGGTCTTCCCAGATGCCGTTTTCCCCGTGTGGGTCGACGATCATACAGTCATCTACATCCgcataggtaaaaaaaaaaaaaatactttttgagtggcggcacggtggtggactgattagcacatctgcctcacagtcctgaggaccggggttcgatccccggccccacctatgtggagtttgcatgttctccccgtgcctgcgtggcttttctccgggcgctccggtttcctcccgcatccccaaaacatgcgtgggaggttcattgacaactctaaattgcccgtaggtgtgaatgtgagcgccaatggttgtgtgtttgcgtgtgccctgcgattggctggcgaccgcttcAGGGTGTAAATATAGATTcgattttttcaagagaaaaaaagttgtaattttcctGAAATAAAGGTTTGttttattgagaaaaatagGAATATTCTAggaatgaagtcatattttatttagggaaaaaaataattttcagtgatttctaaaaatcttttttattttttaagaaaaagaggAACGTTAGGAGGATAAAAGctgatttgattatttgttttttctccttAACAGCCCTTGATGAGGCTTGATGTGCGTCTTCTTTGGAAAATGAAGCCAAAGACAAAGCAAAATGCGCGCACATGAATCCTTCGCATTTATGTTTTGCACGTTTGTGATGTTTTGTGGGATCTCGGCGTAATGTCCGCTCGCTCTCCCTTCCCGCAGCGTCCTTGTCGCCTCCGGCGCCTTACGGTCGCCTGGAGCCCTTCACCGAGCTCGTCGTGACTCCCAAGAAGCACGCCGGCCGCCCCGAGCGGCGGCCTCAGCCCCGCTCGGACCCGCCGTCTACACCTGGACCACGCTTGAAAACCGCCCCCCCTACGAGTGAGCGGCGGGCCGGCGTAGCGGACCTCCAAAGTCTGTTTAGCTATGTGACGGGAGGCGAGCGCGACGAAGCCAAGGAGCCCCCGTCAGTACCGGACGTCCCCGCCTTGCTCGCGGACGCCCTCTACCGAGTATGCGGCGTGCCACCGCCGCCTCTCGCCGCCGCCGGCGCGGCGTGGCAGGCGGCGGAGGCGCTTCACGTCTTCCCGTTGAGCAGCACGTGGGACGAAGACGTCGCCGGAGGTCAGCCCGCGCTGACGTACGGCCTGCTGTCCGAAGTGCTCTCGCCCGTGGAGAGAGCGGAggcggagaagaagaagaatgtggcAGGAGAGGAGGTGAAAGGTCAAGAGGTGAAAGCGCAGGAGGCCACGGTGGTGCGCTTGATGTGCCACGACCTCGATGAGCTAAGGCGGCACACGGAGGGAAGCATCCACTGTGGGAGAGTCTGGGTGAGGAAGGCAAATATTGTTGATGTGTACGAAGGTTTGGCCGCTTCTCGTTAGTTTTTGTTCTATTCAGATCCCGCCGGCCGCGGCCGCCGGGCTGCACGTCGTCCCGCACTCGACGGTCAGAATCGAGCCGGTGAGATCGGCCGTCAAAGTGGCGTCCTCCGTTCGACTGCGGCCTCGAAAACCGCCGGTGAGTCTCGCGATCCGGCGCATCCTGGATTAGAATTATTTTCATCGACGTGTGCGTCGTTTCGAAGGAACATCAAGTGGTGTTGTTTTCAAGattcaaaaaaatagaatagtcattttcatattttgtgagaaaatagAAATCTTCCAGGAAAAGTAGTAGTTATTCAAGAAAGGAAATCATATTTCTTTAAGAAAAAGATCCAAGTAGTAGTAATGCAagaatatttttcatatttttcaagtCTGAATGCTAAAGAaaaaatttcagatttttttttcaagatgaaaGAACTCAGGATATTACcggaataatgttttttttttttttggggaaaaaaaaaaagttatgagaaaagttgtatttatttgagaAATAAATCTTACTgtgttttagaaaataatctCTTTTTTTAAGTGACGACAAGAGTCATATCTTGTAGCGAAAGTCCAATTTTTCATgaaacgtgattttttttttttcaagttctaTTTAATGAgtacagaaatattttttgtgaaagtaagattaaaaatgtaattctgaTTTTAATCTTacatgaaaaaagtatttttttacaccaaaatatttgtattttttttttaaagaaaaaattcaTTAGTTTTCAGAGGTAAACTTGTTTTCcccaagaaatatatatatttttaatatttttttaaaataaaaaagtggaacttttttgagcattttaaaaattttaagcAGCAATTAGTGATCTTTCCAGAATCAAATAGTACATTTTATTATATGAacaaaggcatatttttccaaaagttgtattttgttgtttattatatttgtgtgttgcaCCCACTCCCAAAAAAGATATGAAAATATTCTTGGGAAATGAAGTTTtatatctggaaaaaaaaaattcattttccccaaaacatttttcaaagcaGAAATTGGTAATgttgtgataattttttttttgtatgtatatatatattttttttactgcgtATAAAGTCGGCGTCGTTCCTCTGTAGAGGTCACGGTCGTGTGTTGTATTCCGCTGATTTATTTCAAGAGGTGTCGTTCTTCCTCAGGCCGAGGCGGCGGATGCTGAGGAGGACGCGATCCCGACCGCCTTCCTGGACTGGCTGCACGCTCGGACTCACCGACCTTTGGCCTGCTTGACGCCACGAGCCGGCCGCGTCCTCCTCCACGCTCGCGGCGGTGATTCATTTCCGCGTGTCTTTAAAAGCCGTCTGCCGTTTTTTCTTTTCGTACGCAGGCTGATTTCAGTCGCGAGGCACCTGATCACGCGATCGTTGGCTGCACGTTTTGAATGTTGGGAAAAagtggcgccatctggtggacgCAGTACATGGTCTCCTGGCCTTTTTCTTTTCAGACACGTTAGAATTTGCCATCACGGTGCTGCGACCAGAACCGGAAGGAGAGCGGGACACGCCGGATCAGCTGTTTCTGCTCTCGCCTTCCGTCTTGCAGAAGAAACGCATCCAGGTCGCTTCGATTCGTTCGGTGACGCACATCGATGAATTCGTCGATGGTCTCACGTGACGTTTCTCGCGTTCAGGTAGTCCGAGAACCAGCGTCCGCGCCACCCGCTGAAGTCGAACCGCCAGAACGAGATCTTCCCTCTCTAGCGTCCTTGGGGTGAGTCGACAGCGTGTCGACCGTATTTTAGCGCTCTCGGTATTAACACGTATTTGCCCGCGTATCTCGTCGTCAGTGGCGTGGACGAGCTGAGCAGGCGGAGCTTTGAATTCATCTCGCACTGCCTGCTGGCGACACCTTTGGCCAGAGAGCTGCTGGGCGTCGTCGGGCGAGGACTCAAAGGCGGAGCGCTGCTCGTCACCGGTGCAAGAGTGAGATCGCCTCGTGTGTATCTGTGCTCGTCACGCGTCTGCTTCCTGTCGCACGGACGTTGAACTcgaccaacaaaaacaaaaagtcacatATTCGGTGCTCAAAAACCTAAAAAAGGAGACCATTCAGatcggattttttttaaaaatgttgcattttctcaaaaattcAGAACAAAATGTAATGCGTTCAAGAATACACCCTCctccagaaatgtttttttaaaattttatttcaaaatatattttggagATGAAAAGGTTGCCTTTTTTCCCCAGAGAAAAGTTCACAGTACATttattaaagacattttttttagggaCGAAAAACTATTTTTGAAGAATCAATATAATTTGtaggacatttttaaaaatctacaaAAAATTGAATTTCTTTACCCAAAAAATTCTACCTGGGAAaactactcccccccccccccccatgcattTTCCTCCACCAAAATTTCAAGAATGTAttttttgaggaaacaaaatcTAGGTGTGTACTTattcaagaaaataaataaataaataaataaaagtttaatgAATTACATGAGGCTATAAAGCAggggtgttttttaaaattatttttctcttcttcCTCAAGAAAAGAAATTGTAAATTTGCAAGAGTAAAATATTCCCGGAGGTAAACAATGCAGAATGTGTGACGTGCGTCTTTGGAATTGGCACCTACCACCTGGTTACGTGTCCCTAATAAAGTGCACGTGCCGTCTTATTGTAGGGCAGCGGAAAGAGCGCCCTGTCTCGCGCCCTCTGCAGGAAAGCAGCAGACGACCTGGACGCGCACGTCGAAGTGCTGGAGTGTAAAAAGTTACAAGGTGGTCCTCTAAAGAAGTCGTCCACGCACTGCGCTGTCTTTTTAGTTGTCTTCATTTTTGAGATGAAATTATCCCCAGGCAAAAGGGCGCAGACGATTCGCCAGACGCTGCGCGACGTTTTCACGCGGGCGGAATGGAGGCAGCCCTCCGTGGTCCTGCTCGACGACTTGGATCACGTGACCCGGGCGCCCGCCTCGCCCGAGCACGAGCACGGACCCGAGGCGCTGCTGCACCTGCACGTCGCACAGAGTACCTTTAGACCGCACGCGAGTCGTGTTATTGTTGCCGTGTGGCGTTAAGAGTCCATGACgacgtgttgttgttgttgttgttgttcttgagGTTTGATGGACCTGGCGGACGAGATGGTGGAACGCGACAATCTCGTGTGTTTGATGGCGACCAGCGAGAATGAGCGCTCCTTGCACGGCACGCTCACACAAGTGCAAGGAACGCACTTCTTCCAGGCCTTCGCACGCATACGAGCGCCCGACCGGGTAGCCGTCCGTCTCGTGCTAATCGTGAGACGCGCAAACAAAAAGACACAATGTCCCCAAAAAACGAGGCTCCgtcgtgtttgtgtgtaggCGCAGAGAGAGGACATCCTTTGCCGCGCGATCCGAGCCAGGTGCGACTCCGGCGACACGGACCCGGCCGCCGTCGCCAAGGAGACTGAGGGCTACCTGCCGCAagatctgctgctgctgctggagcgGGCGCTCCACGCCAACGTCGCACGCCAGCAACAGAACGACTGCCACGGTAACCCCCCTCGCGTGCACGTGCCAATATTCATGATTTGGGGGCtcggggagggggtgggggctcCCTCTGAAATGTGCGAagacgccacaagatggcagtacAGTACAGTCGGGACAAGGACGTACGTTGGAGTGATGCATCTTAATGAGAGACGAGCTTTGTACATCAGGGAGGAGTTCGTTTTAGCCAGGGTTGTTACAGAGAGTCTTGGACGGGTGGGTGTGTACACTACCGCGTTGCAAACAGTGCGTTGCTCATCTTTTGCAGACGCACGTTTGTCACAGCGGGACTTCGCCGAGGCCCGCGAGGGCTTCACGCCGCCGTCCCTGTGGGGGGCCGACCTCCGCGGTCCCGGCGGAGGCGGGCTGGAGTCGGTGGGGGGGCTGACGGAGGTGCGGCAGCAGTTGATGGACACCGTCTTGCTCCCTGCCAAGGTCGGTTGAAGAACGCGCGCACGCGGGTGGCGTACGCGCGCACGTGCTAACGTCAGTGTTGTTTTTTAGTATCCCGTCCTGTTCTCCAAGCTTCCCATCCGCCATCGCTCAGGAGTTCTGCTCTACGGAGCTCCGGGCACCGGAAAGACGCTTCTGGCGCGAGCCGTCGCCAAGGAGAGCGCCATGAACTTCATCGGCATCaaagtactactactactactggaTGCTGGACTTTCCGAGACTGTTACGACAGCTCTATCTttgtagggtttcaaaatggggttagggtttccaagTAGGGTTAGCGTTTCAGAGTATGGTTTCAAATCGgcattaaggtttcaaagtagggttttaaagcaggtttagggtttcagtgtagggtttcaaaacaggcttGGGGTTTAAATGTtagtttcaaaatggggttagggTAAATGAACTGTTATTTGCCGGCCTTTGAGTGCGCAGGTGTTAGCGTGTCCCAATGTTTTTCGTGTTTCAGGGTCCGGAGCTTCTGAGCAAATACATCGGAGCGAGCGAGCGGGCGGTGCGAGACGTCTTCCAGAGGTGATGGTCTCATTCCGGCATTTTGTCTTCTCATAGCAAGAGTACTCCCGATGATGGCACAAAATGGTGTCTCCTGCTTCAAGTTGGCCAATTTCAGCCCAAGGGTTGACAAAACTGTAATTCGGGATTTCATCCAGTTGATGGCGCCGCCGCGCTCTCATTATCCATCCTTGAGAGGAACCCGAATTTGCTTTGACTCTTGCTGTTGTGGTGCTGCAGGGCGCAGGCGGCAAAGCCTTGCGTGGTCTTCTTTGACGAGTTCGACTCCTTGGCGCCCAGGAGGGGTCACGACAGTACGGGCGTGACGGACCGCGTCGTCAACCAGCTGCTGACTCAGCTGGACGGCGCCGAGGGACTGCAAGGTGGGCGGGAGAGCGAGCGAGTGTTCGTGTGCGAGGGTTTGCGCACGTGAAACCTGTCGTCGTCTCGTAGGCGTTTACGTGCTGGCCGCCACCAGTCGCCCAGACCTGATCGACCCGGCCCTGCTGCGTCCGGGCCGGCTGGACAAGTCCCTCTACTGCCCCCCGCCCGGGAAGGTCTGACGATGTCACAGGAAGCCGCGCCGGGGACCTCCCGCGCTCCTAACGAACTCGTCGGCCCGCAGGAGGATCGCGCGGCCATCCTGAAGGTTCTGAGCGCCGGCGTCACCTTGGCCGCCGACGTGGACCTGGACGAGCTGGCGGCGCGGACCGAAGGCTTCACCGGCGCCGACCTGAAAGCGCTGCTCTACAACGCCCAGCTGGAGGCGCTCGACGGCAGCCCGGACGCCAGCGTGTCGCGTGTAAGTCGCGCAATATTACAGACGCGTAAATCGAGGTGCCGCGCAACGGCCTCGGCGGAGGTCATGACCTCGTTCTCGTTTCAGGAGACGACGTGCGACATGAGCCTGTCGTCCATGGTGTTCCCGAACAACGGCAGCGGTTCCGATGAGCCGGTGGACAacaacggcggcggcggcccgcAGCCCACCGAGCTTCAAGTGACGGGCAAACAACAAAATGGTGGTGACGTTTGGCGACTTTACTTCGGAAGCTCCGTTGAGTCCGAGTGTGCTGAAGGGAGTGTAAGTAGATTTCTCACtagcgccccctggaaagttgTAAACATTTGCCAATTTGTTTCCAAACTGCCATTTTAGGATGACTCATCAAAGATAAACTTGTCCGAGAAATTATGGCCGGTTGCTCAAAACTTTCCCCCGCCTCTTTCATCCCAGGGTGTCTCTGGACAGGACTTGGACGTTCGGAACCCCGAGTCCAGTTCTTCGCCGCCCCCCCTCTCCGTGCCCTCCCTCCAGAGCGGCTTCCGGGAACTCCAGCGGGACGTCGCATGCATCAAACTCAACCACCGCAGAGCCAATGTGCGCAGGCCAAACATGACGCTGCAGTCCCTTGTGTTGCGTTCCCTTGCACTTTGTCAATGTGTGCGTTTAGGGGGAGCGCGCGCGTGTCCAGGCCACCTCCAGCCAACCGGGCTTCCTGCTGCGTCGCTGCCACGTGCTCGCCGCTCTGGGCGCCACCAGGCCGTCGCTGGGCAAGGACGACTGGGGCAGATACGCGACGCTGTGGGTGGCGCGCAACTTGGCACATCACACGCGCCCACAAATATTGATTCGTATGTCATCATGTTGTGTTGGCAGGTACGGGGCTTTTTCAGGAGGCAGAACCGCCACGCAGACGTTCCGACCAGGACAACGCGTGACATTAGCGTGATGGCGCACTTCAGCAGGCAATTGTTGCAGATCATTTATGGGTAATTGATCTACATTGTGTATAAAACATCAGGaatgtaaagattttttttttttgggggggggggggcaactagAGGATACACATTTCCATGTAGCCCTGTAATTAATGTatagtttatatttttaatttgatctaACAGATTTTCCAAAATTAAAGCCAtagtttttgtaattttttcccccaaaattaagATGTAATTAaacaattcccccccccacGCAAAATTAGCAccttaatgttttgtttaaaattttttatgTAGAATTAAAAAAGgcctttttttaattggaaaaaaatgctaaaaaaaaaaagttaacctaTTTTGGCAGTTTCTATTTATGTGCagtaatataaaaatgaaagaaaatacacaatacaTCTTTCAACCTTTAATGTAAACAGCAGTTTTGTGGGTCTTTTAAAAATCCTAAAGACAAAATGTGACAGGTTTAAATAGGAGGGAAAGGCAGGCATGTGTGTgtcaatactgtatttaatatatagAAAAAGCATACTAAATCACAACAATgatctgtttttaaataaagaaaaataaaatacattaacctTCAAATTTTTGTCAACACGAGCTTCGCTTTCCACCCCAAAACTTTAGCAACAGCTtcacaaagaaataaatgaagtaAATATTGCTCAGGAATGTGGTATACAGCAGTCATTCAGGGAATTTGTGacaacaaaaaagttgtaaCAGTCTTGAGTGGACAagaagtgagttttttttttttaaaacatacttGTCGTTTACAACATTTAGCTGCCACGAATACGGTGAAATTCGTGTTATGTGACAGGAAATAAACAAGTGGACTACAACTAACATGGCCAACCCCTCCCTGCCACAGAAGCCCTGAGGACAAAtcatattaaaaagaaaaaaaagaatgtctcGATTTTAAGGGAACACTTCCTGGTTTCTTCAGGTCTCCATGGCAACGAGGAagccagggggaaaaaaacacctcaatcaCAGTTCTTGAAATTGTCCAGTTTTAgggaaaggaaagaagaaaaaggtcCAGTGAGTACAGCAGGGCTAAGCTAGTTACAGTCGTAAACAAAGTCGTAGTTGCTGGGTTCTTTGGGAATGGGGGGCGGCGCTTCGGGGATCTGGATGTTCTCCAGGTCCAGCAGGCGTAGCTTCATCTCCATGGAGAGCAGCGTGTCCATGTCAGATTTGGTGTAGTCGCTAGTCATCTCCTTGCCCAGGAGTGCGTTCAGACCGTCGGTCCACACGCAGTACTGAACACGgggaccaggaaaaaaaaatcaactttagCGACGACAAACTTGACACAGTTTGCCTTAAAAATTGCCAATAAGAAACTGCAATACACGCTTAAATGAAAAACTATACTGGTAAACACTGCCAGTAGCTTCTAGCTTCCAGTTGCAGTTATTAGTAGCTGATGCTAGGTGCCAGTCATCGGTGTTAGCTGCCCTCAGCTTATTCTAACTTCCATTAGTTGTTGCTAGTAGTGACTGTTAGCTGACTTTTGCATCTTCTTTCTTGTGATCTGTAAACTGATAACAGAAAGCAGCTTCTCGTTATTTTCTAGTCGCAACTAGCAGGAGTTTCTTGTTAGTTGCTAACAGCTTGTTAAAAACGAGCGCACAAGCGATCCAACTAAAACTGCGTTAGCACAATAGCTAACACTTCGGTCATCTCACCTCATGCTTGTCCGGggcaataaagtttaaatactCATCTGACTCATATAGGATTGAGAAGGCGAGCTCCAGCACCTCCTGCAGGAAGACAGAATGATGACATGCTAATCAGCAAGAGGTTTACGATAATGCTGGTTATTAGCATGTTCCGTTAGCATTAGTGCACCTTGTTCTGCTTGAGAGCGCCCTTCTCCTTCATGTGAGGACAGTCTTTTCCCGTGATGACCGCCTTGATATCCGCCACGGGCACTGTGGACAAACACGAGCTGCTTTTAAATGTTGACAAATTGTCTACTAGTGATGTTGCAAAACGGTGACGCTCACGTTTGTCCTGCAAAGAGTCGTGGGGAACCTCCCCCTGGGGACTCTCTTCCAGGTCCCCGTAGTGCAGGACCTTGTGGTTGGGTGACAGACGGCAGTACCAGAACTTGTCTGGAAGTGAAACAAACTAGCGACTTTAAATGGATGGAGTTTGTTTAGTGCTACGCTAAAGAGTTGGCAGGTTCGAGTTCTAGGATGAGAGCCTGCACTCGGGTAAATAGACCTGCGAAAGACACTTTCAGTGGCTCTGGTCCACAGGCAGCAGACGGACATGTGGGCGGTGTGGAGGCCGCTAGCAACTGTGTGTGTACACAAGTGCATATGATATCTCAAAAGGCTACATTCTACAGCTATGTCTTTGCATGACCGTATGATTAAAAATGATATTGCTAAATCAGTTTCAATGAGCCAGATACAAATTATTGCCTCCCAACAGCCACCAGTAGGTGATGCTAGCTACCAGTATGCTCTATTTGTAGCAACTCTTGCTCCCGTAGCCACTAGTAGCTGCAAGTAGCTTCTTCTAGCTGGTGCCAGTTTTGTAGCTTCCAATAGTTGATAAAATTAGCTAATGCTACTCGTCAGTAGCGTCTTTTCTGATCCGGTGGTTACGAACGCTTCCTCCAGCCTCCAGAAGTTACTACTAAGAACTCCTGCTAGTTTCCAATAGCTAATGATAGCGGCTAGCAGCTACTGCTAGCGCGTCACCTTGTCTCCTGCGACTGCTGATCTTCCTGAAGCACGTTCCTTCACACAGTCGATTGAGCCTCTGCTGTTTGATCAGCTCCATAATCTCCGGCTGGATCTTCTCCCTCAGCTCCCTGCGCCAACAGCACGCGCACAACGGAATACGTTAGCATCCTGTCAAACACAAAACGCTAAGAACAAAATGTCATCTTGTTTCCCAAAAGGCTGAGGGTTAGGCTGGGATGGATTCATGCAAACAGGGTTCCatcacaaacatttcaaaattacaTACTTTTtcactactttgaaaccctaatcatgatttgaaactgtaactgtcttgaaaccctactttcacaccctaaccctgatttgaaaccctaaccccattttgaaacctgtgaaaaccttaaccctgtcttgaaacactAATGCTGATTTCAAACCCTACTGTGaaaaccttaaccctgtcttgaaaccctaatttcaaaccctaaccctcttctGAAACCATAAACCTCTCTTTAAACGCCCAGACAAACACACGTGTTCTGTGATTGGCCGACTCACAGGATGGGGCGGGACTGGAAGTCCTCCTGATTCATCCTCTCCGACTGGCGTATCTTGAGGATCTCCGTGTAGCTCAGGTTCTGCAGGCGGCTCTTGAACTGGTCCAGCGAGTTAGGCTTCAGCGTCAGCGCTCGCATGATCTGCTCCCGCACCACCTGCATGACCTGCGGCGCAGGAAGGGGCGGAGTTCATTACAGGAAGTCAAACTGCAGAGGCGATTCTCGTAATCTGGTCCGCGAGCCGTCAAAGCGCACCCTCCCCCCGGCGGCGCTAATCGGACTAAGCGGGAGAAAGCACCAAGATGACACGGGGGTAGCGTGGATAATCCTCTTAAATCTTCCGCTAAATCGCTGTGTTAAAAAGTGCAGATGCTCAGCTTGCAGCAGGAAAGAAGGAATGAACGTTTTTAAATGTAGATCTGAAAACCCACAGCAggtctttgggggggggggggggggaaaaaaaaaaaatctattgctCTCTCTACATACAACgtacattatacatatatgcaCATGCATGAATACCCATGTGTTtaaacatccacacacacacacatatatatctatatatacatacacatacatatacacatatatatatataaagtgcgtatgtgtatatacatgtatatatatctatatatacatatatatacacatacacatatatatagtgcgtatgtgtatgtgtgtgtatatatatatatatatatatatatatacacacacacacacatatatacatacacaaatgtGTATACacgtacagtggtgccttgagataggagtgacCCGATTTGAAGTTAATCACCAAACATAaatcaaagagaattacacattgcgTATTCAACAGAAAGGACAGTcggtttagcttaatgctaacaaacaatgcagaaCCCCATAGACGTCCTAATTTATAGCATCGGTTTCACAGTGTTGTAACCCTTCAAGAAACAGCTGTTTGAACACATGTagagataatataacaatcctcacaagcatatattcttaatCCTGTGTGATGACTAACATTACTGAACCTcactgaggagttgtgaccgtttccatgtattatactgccctcaggtggccaaggcgagcacaccagaaggagcagcacaatggccattgaatTTAAGTAAAACATGCCGAAGctatttcattctttacattctattaaattccgtttttttcaagtacaatattgtaaagtgctatttttcttattaaaaagcaCGTTGCAAAGATGtttggaggctggaacagataaaTGATCATTTGCAATACAATTGTTTAAGTTACGAGGGTGGACACTGAACGAATTAaagttgtatctcaaggcaccactgtacacacacatggCCACAATGTATGTGT
This window of the Phyllopteryx taeniolatus isolate TA_2022b chromosome 21, UOR_Ptae_1.2, whole genome shotgun sequence genome carries:
- the pex1 gene encoding peroxisome biogenesis factor 1 isoform X1, with the protein product MSSGIQPVTVVFSNAKNCFLHLPAKLISHLSLSEIQALELSGSHDGPSVFLSWTLSRGSTGSDGRRVELCGRLAEKLGLRDGQEGFLRPCRQVSSARRAFVEPLSADDWEILELHSDALEQRLLDQIRVVFPDAVFPVWVDDHTVIYIRIASLSPPAPYGRLEPFTELVVTPKKHAGRPERRPQPRSDPPSTPGPRLKTAPPTSERRAGVADLQSLFSYVTGGERDEAKEPPSVPDVPALLADALYRVCGVPPPPLAAAGAAWQAAEALHVFPLSSTWDEDVAGGQPALTYGLLSEVLSPVERAEAEKKKNVAGEEVKGQEVKAQEATVVRLMCHDLDELRRHTEGSIHCGRVWIPPAAAAGLHVVPHSTVRIEPVRSAVKVASSVRLRPRKPPAEAADAEEDAIPTAFLDWLHARTHRPLACLTPRAGRVLLHARGGDSFPRVFKSRLPFFLFVRRLISVARHLITRSLAARFECWEKVAPSGGRSTWSPGLFLFRHVRICHHGAATRTGRRAGHAGSAVSALAFRLAEETHPVREPASAPPAEVEPPERDLPSLASLGGVDELSRRSFEFISHCLLATPLARELLGVVGRGLKGGALLVTGARGSGKSALSRALCRKAADDLDAHVEVLECKKLQGGPLKKSSTHCAVFLVVFIFEMKLSPGKRAQTIRQTLRDVFTRAEWRQPSVVLLDDLDHVTRAPASPEHEHGPEALLHLHVAQSLMDLADEMVERDNLVCLMATSENERSLHGTLTQVQGTHFFQAFARIRAPDRAQREDILCRAIRARCDSGDTDPAAVAKETEGYLPQDLLLLLERALHANVARQQQNDCHDARLSQRDFAEAREGFTPPSLWGADLRGPGGGGLESVGGLTEVRQQLMDTVLLPAKYPVLFSKLPIRHRSGVLLYGAPGTGKTLLARAVAKESAMNFIGIKGPELLSKYIGASERAVRDVFQRAQAAKPCVVFFDEFDSLAPRRGHDSTGVTDRVVNQLLTQLDGAEGLQGVYVLAATSRPDLIDPALLRPGRLDKSLYCPPPGKEDRAAILKVLSAGVTLAADVDLDELAARTEGFTGADLKALLYNAQLEALDGSPDASVSRETTCDMSLSSMVFPNNGSGSDEPVDNNGGGGPQPTELQVTGKQQNGGDVWRLYFGSSVESECAEGSGVSGQDLDVRNPESSSSPPPLSVPSLQSGFRELQRDVACIKLNHRRANGERARVQATSSQPGFLLRRCHVLAALGATRPSLGKDDWGRYATLYGAFSGGRTATQTFRPGQRVTLA
- the pex1 gene encoding peroxisome biogenesis factor 1 isoform X4, coding for MSSGIQPVTVVFSNAKNCFLHLPAKLISHLSLSEIQALELSGSHDGPSVFLSWTLSRGSTGSDGRRVELCGRLAEKLGLRDGQEGFLRPCRQVSSARRAFVEPLSADDWEILELHSDALEQRLLDQIRVVFPDAVFPVWVDDHTVIYIRIASLSPPAPYGRLEPFTELVVTPKKHAGRPERRPQPRSDPPSTPGPRLKTAPPTSERRAGVADLQSLFSYVTGGERDEAKEPPSVPDVPALLADALYRVCGVPPPPLAAAGAAWQAAEALHVFPLSSTWDEDVAGGQPALTYGLLSEVLSPVERAEAEKKKNVAGEEVKGQEVKAQEATVVRLMCHDLDELRRHTEGSIHCGRVWIPPAAAAGLHVVPHSTVRIEPVRSAVKVASSVRLRPRKPPAEAADAEEDAIPTAFLDWLHARTHRPLACLTPRAGRVLLHARGDTLEFAITVLRPEPEGERDTPDQLFLLSPSVLQKKRIQVVREPASAPPAEVEPPERDLPSLASLGGVDELSRRSFEFISHCLLATPLARELLGVVGRGLKGGALLVTGARGSGKSALSRALCRKAADDLDAHVEVLECKKLQGKRAQTIRQTLRDVFTRAEWRQPSVVLLDDLDHVTRAPASPEHEHGPEALLHLHVAQSLMDLADEMVERDNLVCLMATSENERSLHGTLTQVQGTHFFQAFARIRAPDRAQREDILCRAIRARCDSGDTDPAAVAKETEGYLPQDLLLLLERALHANVARQQQNDCHDARLSQRDFAEAREGFTPPSLWGADLRGPGGGGLESVGGLTEVRQQLMDTVLLPAKYPVLFSKLPIRHRSGVLLYGAPGTGKTLLARAVAKESAMNFIGIKGPELLSKYIGASERAVRDVFQRAQAAKPCVVFFDEFDSLAPRRGHDSTGVTDRVVNQLLTQLDGAEGLQGVYVLAATSRPDLIDPALLRPGRLDKSLYCPPPGKEDRAAILKVLSAGVTLAADVDLDELAARTEGFTGADLKALLYNAQLEALDGSPDASVSRETTCDMSLSSMVFPNNGSGSDEPVDNNGGGGPQPTELQVTGKQQNGGDVWRLYFGSSVESECAEGSGVSGQDLDVRNPESSSSPPPLSVPSLQSGFRELQRDVACIKLNHRRANGERARVQATSSQPGFLLRRCHVLAALGATRPSLGKDDWGRYATLYGAFSGGRTATQTFRPGQRVTLA